From the Solanum lycopersicum chromosome 10, SLM_r2.1 genome, one window contains:
- the LOC101250065 gene encoding WAT1-related protein At5g07050-like — protein MDGNIKGKCNCNFFQRSKPYIAMISLQFGYAGMNIITKVSLNKGMSHYVLVVYRNAFATLVIAPFALILERKIRPKMTLMMFLQIFVLSLLGPVIDQNFYYAGLKLTSPTFSCAMSNMLPAMIFVMAVLCRMEKVDIKKIRCQAKVLGTIVTMGGAMLMTLYKGHVVNLIWSNNINPNVTQITNENYDKDWVKGSILLIFATFAWASFFILQYIIMRKYTAPISLTALVCFMGTLQSIAVTFVMEHKNSIWTIGFDMNFLAVAYAGIMSSSLAYYVQGLVMEKIGPVFVTAFSPLMMIIVAIMGFFILDEKIYIGGIIGAVLIVAGLYSVLWGKYKEYKEKEIEELIIHEQVKGINGNNKMISLENINNDIELQKNYENKIPIPEIAVSVSKF, from the exons ATGGACggaaatattaaaggaaaatgcaattgtaatttttttcaaagatcAAAACCTTATATAGCTATGATTTCTTTACAATTTGGTTATGCAGGAATGAATATTATAACCAAAGTTTCACTTAATAAAGGCATGAGTCATTATGTTCTTGTTGTCTATAGAAATGCCTTTGCTACTTTAGTCATTGCTCCTTTTGCTCTCATCCTTGAAAG aaAAATCAGGCCAAAGATGACATTAATGATGTTCTtacaaatatttgtattaagTCTTCTAgg GCCGGTAATTGATCAAAATTTTTACTATGCTGGACTTAAACTCACTTCACCAACATTTTCATGTGCTATGAGTAACATGCTACCTGCTATGATATTTGTTATGGCAGTCCTTTGtag gaTGGAGAAAGTGGacataaagaaaattagatGTCAAGCAAAAGTATTGGGAACTATAGTAACTATGGGTGGTGCCATGTTAATGACATTATACAAAGGCCATGttgttaatttaatttggtCAAATAATATAAATCCTAATGTTACTCAAATTACTaatgaaaattatgataaagATTGGGTAAAAGGGTCAATTCTCCTCATATTTGCAACTTTTGCTTGGGCTTCTTTCTTTATTCTTCAG TATATAATAATGAGAAAATATACCGCTCCAATTTCTCTGACCGCGCTCGTTTGCTTTATGGGAACGTTGCAATCGATCGCGGTAACATTTGTAATGGAACACAAAAATTCGATTTGGACTATCGGTTTCGATATGAATTTTTTAGCTGTTGCCTATgct GGAATTATGTCATCAAGTTTAGCATATTATGTACAAGGACTTGTAATGGAGAAAATAGGACCAGTTTTTGTGACAGCATTTAGTCCATTAATGATGATTATTGTTGCAATTATGggattttttattcttgatgaaaaaatatatattggagg AATTATTGGTGCAGTGCTAATAGTGGCAGGGCTATATTCTGTTTTATGGGGAAAATACAAGGAGtacaaagaaaaggaaattgaagaattaataaTTCATGAACAAGTGAAGGGTATTAAtggaaataataaaatgataagtcttgaaaatattaataatgatatagaattgcaaaaaaattatgaaaataaaatcccAATTCCAGAAATAGCTGTTAGtgtatcaaaattttaa
- the LOC101250353 gene encoding uncharacterized protein, with product MEKAKSDQAPAENCSDPAPSNSNSGDDPSPPTTAESWEEKPEIEDPDIIRQAKRRKNCPSALDKFDSVNSGSNFGFSFSFDSKFSGCSTPEVTPKFGSFNRVKPGSTKDPKSEETVLEVEDEDEEEKPDVVVEKNSLGLLSSVDGIKTVD from the coding sequence ATGGAGAAGGCAAAATCCGATCAAGCTCCGGCGGAAAACTGCTCAGATCCGGCGCCGTCAAATTCGAATTCCGGCGATGATCCGTCACCTCCGACTACCGCAGAAAGTTGGGAAGAGAAGCCGGAGATAGAAGATCCAGATATCATACGTCAGGCGAAGAGAAGAAAAAACTGTCCAAGTGCTTTAGATAAATTCGATTCCGTCAATTCAGGTTCTAATTTTGGATTTTCCTTCTCGTTCGACTCGAAATTCTCCGGTTGTTCAACTCCTGAAGTTACCCCCAAATTCGGATCGTTTAATCGGGTAAAACCCGGTTCTACCAAAGATCCGAAATCTGAAGAAACTGTACTCGAAgtagaagatgaagatgaagaagaaaaaccCGATGTTGTTGTGGAGAAGAATTCTCTGGGTTTATTGAGTTCAGTTGATGGAATCAAAACTGTAGATTGA